A genomic stretch from Oryzias latipes chromosome 24, ASM223467v1 includes:
- the ypelb gene encoding yippee-like b isoform X1, whose amino-acid sequence MGRIFLDHIGGSRLFSCGTCDTVLTNRAELISTRFTGATGRAFLFNKVVNLQHSEIQDRVMLTGRHMVRDVSCKNCNSKLGWMYEFATEESQRYKEGRVILERALVKESEGFEHVHSDSS is encoded by the exons ATGGGACGCATCTTTCTGGATCACATTGGTGGAAGTCGCCTCTTCTCCTGCGGCACTTGTGACACCGTCCTGACCAACCGGGCTGAACTCATCTCAACGCGCTTCACTGGAGCCACTGGCAGAGCGTTTCTATTTAACAAG GTTGTGAATCTGCAACACAGCGAAATCCAAGACCGAGTCATGCTTACAGGGAGGCACATGGTCCGGGATGTCAGCTGCAAGAACTGCAACAGCAAGCTGGGCTGGATGTACGAGTTTGCCACGGAGGAAAGTCAGCGCTACAAAGAGGGCCGCGTCATTCTGGAGCGGGCGTTGGTGAAGGAGAGCGAAGGCTTCGAACACGTTCACTCCGACAGCTCCTGA